One stretch of Armigeres subalbatus isolate Guangzhou_Male chromosome 2, GZ_Asu_2, whole genome shotgun sequence DNA includes these proteins:
- the LOC134213096 gene encoding glutathione S-transferase 1-like: MPIPIVYTHHLSPPSRAVDLCAAALGIDLERKVLNLFQGDHLKPRFLQMNPQHTIPVLDDDGTIVRDSHAIMIYLVSKYGKDDSLYPKDFAKQAKVNAALCFNCGVLFARFRFVVEPILMGGSDIPLEKIALMDAAYQLLEDSLVDDYLASNSLTIGDLGCVATISTAMGLIPMDRDKYPKIYDWLAKIQTLPYYETANGRGAVEFPNIVRNLMETNSHEA, encoded by the exons ATGCCCATACCCATCGTCTACACCCATCATCTGAGTCCACCCTCACGAGCGGTGGATCTCTGTGCTGCCGCTTTGGGAATCGATTTGGAACGCAAGGTTTTAAATCTGTTCCAGGGGGATCATTTGAAGCCGCGGTTTCTCCAG ATGAATCCCCAGCATACGATACCGGTGCTGGACGACGATGGAACAATCGTACGAGACAGCCATGCCATCATGATTTATCTGGTGTCCAAATACGGCAAGGACGATAGCCTTTATCCGAAAGATTTTGCCAAGCAGGCCAAAGTCAATGCCGCATTGTGTTTCAACTGTGGAGTACTGTTCGCTCGTTTCCGGTTCGTAGTT GAACCTATTCTCATGGGTGGAAGCGACAtccccttggaaaaaattgCTCTCATGGATGCGGCCTATCAACTACTGGAGGATAGTTTAGTGGATGACTATTTAGCGAGCAATTCCCTAACCATTGGGGACCTCGGTTGTGTGGCAACGATTTCGACGGCGATGGGTCTCATTCCGATGGATCGTGACAAGTACCCAAAGATCTACGATTGGTTGGCAAAAATACAGACCCTCCCCTATTATGAGACGGCCAATGGACGTGGAGCTGTAGAGTTTCCAAATATTGTTCGCAACCTGATGGAGACAAATTCTCATGAAGCCTAA
- the LOC134213095 gene encoding glutathione S-transferase 1-like, translating to MSSKIILHTTRRTPGGRAIQITSKILGLDLELKYVDLFKKEQLSEEFLNLNPFHTIPTIVDDGVPVYESHAILVYLVSKYAKDDALYPKDLISQARIQAWFHFDSGVLFPRLRGAMSTVYHLGMKEIPRDRLEAIEQAYELFEEALRGDYLVGDSLTLADISVTTCLMSLNGALPLCESKYPKANAYLERMESVIPYYKELVADPVEETKAFLKQKKEEIN from the exons ATGTCTTCCAAAATAATCCTTCACACAACCCGACGTACACCAGGAGGCCGAGCGATCCAGATTACGTCCAAAATTCTGGGACTAGATTTGGAACTTAAATATGTCGATCTCTTCAAGAAGGAACAGCTGAGCGAGGAGTTTCTGAAT TTGAATCCTTTTCATACGATCCCAACCATTGTGGACGATGGTGTTCCGGTGTACGAGAGTCATGCAATTCTGGTCTATCTAGTGTCCAAGTACGCAAAAGATGACGCTCTTTATCCGAAGGACCTAATCTCTCAAGCTCGCATCCAAGCATGGTTTCACTTCGATTCGGGTGTTTTGTTTCCACGTTTGCGTGGAGCTATGAGCACAGTGTACCATCTTGGTATGAAGGAGATCCCACGCGATCGGCTTGAGGCGATCGaacaggcatatgagttgttcgaAGAAGCATTAAGGGGCGACTATCTTGTTGGAGATTCATTGACTCTAGCCGACATAAGTGTTACGACTTGTTTGATGTCATTAAATGGAGCTCTGCCGTTGTGCGAATCGAAATATCCTAAAGCAAACGCTTATCTGGAGCGAATGGAATCGGTGATACCGTACTATAAGGAATTGGTTGCTGATCCGGTGGAGGAGACCAAGGCTTTTCTCAAGCAGAAAAAGGAGGAAATTAATTAG
- the LOC134213093 gene encoding glutathione S-transferase 1-like: protein MGKVQLYTAKLSPPGRAVEMTAKALGLELDIHPINLIAGDHLKPEFVKMNPQHTIPLIVDGDGTIVYDSHAIIIYLVSKYGKDDSLYPQDAATRAKINAALHFDSGVLFARFRFYLEPILYYGSPDTPQDKIDYLKIGYQLLNDTIVDDYIVGNQLTLADLSCITSIASYHAIFPIDSAQFPKLAAWVERMKKLPYYKGINQDGAEELAAVYQDKLAQNRAAKK from the exons ATGGGTAAAGTTCAGCTCTACACCGCCAAGCTGAGTCCTCCGGGTCGTGCAGTTGAGATGACCGCCAAGGCTCTCGGGTTGGAGTTGGACATTCATCCGATAAATCTGATCGCTGGCGATCATCTGAAACCGGAGTTTGTCAAG ATGAACCCCCAGCACACGATCCCACTGATTGTCGATGGGGATGGTACGATCGTTTACGACAGTCACGCTATTATCATCTACCTGGTGAGCAAATACGGCAAGGATGATTCGCTATACCCACAGGACGCTGCAACACGCGCGAAGATCAATGCGGCACTTCACTTCGATTCGGGGGTATTGTTCGCTCGTTTTCGATTCTACTTG GAGCCAATTCTGTACTACGGAAGTCCCGATACACCGCAGGACAAGATCGACTATTTGAAGATAGGCTACCAACTGTTGAACGATACGATCGTGGATGACTACATCGTTGGCAATCAGCTGACCTTGGCGGATCTCAGCTGCATCACTAGCATTGCCTCTTACCATGCCATTTTCCCTATCGATTCGGCCCAGTTTCCTAAACTGGCCGCTTGGGTGGAACGCATGAAGAAGCTACCGTACTACAAGGGAATCAATCAGGACGGTGCTGAAGAATTGGCCGCGGTTTATCAAGATAAACTCGCTCAGAATCGTGCTGCGAAGAAGTGA